The Candidatus Obscuribacterales bacterium sequence TGCGCAAAGGGCGCGCCCAGATTTTCTGCTTCAACACCTTGCTTGCAGATGATCGCCTCAAGGACTACCATCCTATCTTTCGACAACGCTGGGCTCATGCCAACACAACCTTGGGCATTGGGCTGATTCGCGATCGCAAACCCGTGGAGGCTCGTCCTTACCTGTGGCGATCGCTGCGTAGCCAGTTTAAGATGCGTACATTCGTCGCGATTGTGGTGAGCTATCTACCCTATGCCCTAGCCCGGCGATTTTAGCCTGGATGGTGTTTATCATCATGAATGATTAGGATCAACGGATATCTAGCTGCTGGGCGTATGTAACGTATCGAGTTTACTTATTCTATACAGGGGTTTGAGCGCATGAAGATCACCGCTTGCATCACCACTATGAATCGTCCGCAGGAGTTGGATGAATGTCTGCAAGGATTATGGTCGTCAACCTACGTGCCCCATGCCGTTGTGGTTTCCGATAACTCAACGGATCCAGAGGTGCAGCGGAGTAATCAGGAGGTCGTGCAGCGCTATGCCCATACCGTCTATCTGGAAGGGCCCCACACGGGTGTAACGGCTAATCGCAATAATGCCCTCCATGCTGCCCCTCAGGATAGCGATCGCATCATTTTTCTAGCCGACGACATTCAGGTGTCACCCGACTTCTTTGAGCGGGCCGTCCAGTGTTACCAAAATCTTCCCCCCGGTCTAGATGAAAAGACCATTCTCACCGGAGACAACCGCAATGAATTTAGCCCACCGGATATCGGCCCCCTAGGCGTCAATTTTCGAGGCTATTTTTGCCCTTGGAAACCAGGCATTCCTCAGGTTGTGAATCTCTATGCCAGTCTTTTTCCCAAAAGTTTTTTAGATCAGGAAGAGTGGGACGAACAGATTTTCCTGGGACAGGAAGATATTGAACTCTCGCTGCGGGCGCTGCGCTGCGGCTACCAAATTATCTATGAACCCACCCTGAAGGTCTTTGATACACGCTTTCAAAAAACGACCTTGCCCTCGGCAGAACGGGGCAAGATGCAAAGCTATGAAATCTATGTGGCTGCCAGCCGCCTTTATATCGGCATCAAGCGCTATAAGCATCTCTTTCCTGATCCGATCAAGCTCCTGATATTTCGCGTTGTGTATTATTTGCATATGACGCTCTATTTACTGCGTCGTAAATCTCTACAGTCATGGCCAGACATTATCAAGATCTCTAATGTGAACCGGTTATGAAGAATACCATCGAGCGCTTGATCCCATGATGGAGTGCTGATAGTTTTCGGGATAAGCAAGGCTACTCGCTTGTTGTCATGAGGTGCTGACGTGTTAAAAATCACAGTTTTGGTTCCGAGCTACCATCGTCCTGACGATCTACGCCGATGTTTGCAGGCCTTGACCCAGCAGGCGCGATCGCCCGATGAGGTGGTGGTGGTGGTACGAGATTCTGATACCGAAACCCAAGCTGTTGTGAAGGACTTTCC is a genomic window containing:
- a CDS encoding glycosyltransferase, giving the protein MKITACITTMNRPQELDECLQGLWSSTYVPHAVVVSDNSTDPEVQRSNQEVVQRYAHTVYLEGPHTGVTANRNNALHAAPQDSDRIIFLADDIQVSPDFFERAVQCYQNLPPGLDEKTILTGDNRNEFSPPDIGPLGVNFRGYFCPWKPGIPQVVNLYASLFPKSFLDQEEWDEQIFLGQEDIELSLRALRCGYQIIYEPTLKVFDTRFQKTTLPSAERGKMQSYEIYVAASRLYIGIKRYKHLFPDPIKLLIFRVVYYLHMTLYLLRRKSLQSWPDIIKISNVNRL